From Flavobacterium sp. 102, a single genomic window includes:
- a CDS encoding glycosyltransferase family 4 protein, whose amino-acid sequence MNKKLVLGITAPGSVILIAGQMRYFKALGYETYLMAPNHQRVTDYCQQEGCVHLPVDLEREISPVKDIKALFQVIKHLRRVKPDVVNFGTPKVSLLGMIAAKLLGVKNRIYTCRGFRFEHETGLKKTILVTMEKITARFAHKIICISNSVRDLGIENTIFSKDKSLVIHKGSSNGIDLERFSPSQINATQISALKNELGLNETHFVYGFVGRLIDRKGIKELYEAFDNLYAKNHSSRLLIVGPIEKSQIADLSLIEKMEQHPGILLVGTQSNVPLYLSVMDVFCLPAWWEGFGNVSVQAAAMGLPVIATDVTGSKDAVSKDFNGLLIPAKSVMDLQNAMALLEENPEKRKELGMNGLIWAKNFDSKMIWDGMNVIYCSRE is encoded by the coding sequence ATGAATAAAAAATTAGTACTCGGAATTACCGCTCCCGGAAGTGTAATTTTAATAGCGGGTCAAATGCGTTATTTTAAAGCTTTGGGTTATGAAACTTATTTGATGGCACCGAATCACCAAAGGGTGACGGATTACTGTCAGCAAGAGGGTTGTGTTCATTTACCGGTAGATTTAGAACGTGAAATTTCCCCTGTTAAGGATATTAAAGCATTATTTCAGGTGATCAAGCATTTGCGAAGGGTAAAACCCGATGTAGTGAATTTTGGTACACCAAAAGTAAGTTTGTTAGGAATGATTGCGGCAAAGCTACTAGGAGTTAAAAACAGGATTTATACCTGTCGGGGTTTTCGTTTTGAACATGAAACCGGATTGAAAAAAACAATACTGGTTACCATGGAAAAAATAACCGCACGTTTTGCACATAAAATCATTTGTATCAGTAATTCGGTTAGGGATTTAGGTATTGAAAATACTATTTTTTCAAAAGATAAATCTTTAGTAATTCACAAAGGAAGCAGTAACGGGATTGATTTGGAAAGATTTAGTCCAAGTCAAATTAACGCGACACAAATCTCAGCTTTGAAAAACGAACTAGGATTGAATGAAACTCATTTTGTGTATGGTTTTGTGGGAAGATTAATTGACAGAAAAGGAATTAAAGAACTGTATGAGGCTTTCGATAATTTGTATGCAAAGAACCATTCTTCTAGATTATTGATTGTAGGTCCGATTGAAAAAAGCCAAATCGCTGATTTGAGTTTAATAGAAAAAATGGAACAACATCCCGGAATTTTATTGGTGGGCACCCAAAGCAATGTCCCGCTGTATTTGTCGGTAATGGATGTTTTTTGTCTGCCTGCTTGGTGGGAAGGTTTTGGCAATGTATCAGTGCAAGCTGCTGCGATGGGATTGCCTGTCATTGCTACTGATGTTACCGGAAGTAAAGATGCCGTTTCCAAAGATTTTAACGGTTTGTTGATTCCCGCAAAATCAGTTATGGATTTACAAAATGCGATGGCTTTGTTAGAAGAGAATCCGGAAAAAAGAAAGGAATTGGGAATGAATGGTTTGATTTGGGCCAAAAACTTTGACAGCAAAATGATTTGGGATGGAATGAATGTGATTTATTGCTCAAGGGAATAG
- a CDS encoding MBOAT family protein — protein sequence MYFIPIYILILAGTIVIDYFAGILIENNQGTKRRFYLIMSLFANILVLAVFKYYNFFIENIEVLLAALGSKSNLPYLSILLPVGLSFHTFQAMSYTIEVYRGNQKAEKHFGIYALYVMFFPQLVAGPIERPQNVLHQFHEKKYFLYENFAKGFKLIIWGFFMKVVVADRLALYVNAAYNNVDNHNGSTLLLATVFFSFQIYCDFAGYSSIAIGTAKIMGFDLMTNFNRPYFAKTISEFWKRWHISLSTWFRDYLYLPLGGNKVSRNRWYFNLFFVFLVSGIWHGANWTFFIWGALNGAYLVIAIVTQRYRNKFNDATGLSRNRTFFTAIQIITTFILSSFAWIFFRANNVQEAFTIVEKIGTDLSTDLFVKWDVFFGVFIGLSVLILKEFRDEFLLNKLSFLKKPNVSILFYAFIVALILLMGVFDEGQFIYFQF from the coding sequence ATGTATTTTATTCCAATATACATATTGATTTTGGCTGGTACTATTGTAATCGACTATTTTGCCGGTATACTCATTGAAAACAACCAAGGAACAAAACGGCGGTTTTATTTAATAATGAGTTTGTTTGCCAATATATTGGTTTTGGCCGTTTTTAAATATTATAATTTCTTTATAGAAAATATTGAAGTTTTACTTGCGGCTTTAGGCAGTAAAAGCAATTTGCCTTATTTGTCCATTTTGCTGCCGGTAGGTTTGTCATTTCACACTTTTCAGGCGATGAGTTACACCATAGAAGTATACAGAGGGAATCAAAAAGCCGAGAAACATTTCGGAATCTATGCGCTGTATGTAATGTTTTTTCCTCAACTTGTTGCCGGACCGATTGAAAGACCACAAAATGTCTTGCATCAATTTCACGAAAAGAAATATTTTCTGTATGAGAACTTTGCCAAAGGGTTCAAACTCATTATTTGGGGTTTTTTTATGAAAGTAGTGGTTGCCGATCGATTAGCACTTTATGTCAATGCGGCTTACAATAATGTAGACAATCATAATGGTTCAACGCTACTGCTGGCAACAGTCTTTTTTTCCTTCCAAATCTATTGTGACTTTGCCGGATACTCATCCATTGCCATTGGTACAGCAAAAATTATGGGTTTTGATTTGATGACCAATTTTAACCGACCTTATTTTGCCAAAACCATTTCTGAATTCTGGAAAAGATGGCACATTTCACTTAGTACTTGGTTTAGAGATTATTTGTACTTGCCGCTTGGTGGTAATAAAGTATCCAGAAACAGATGGTATTTCAATTTGTTTTTCGTCTTTTTGGTCAGCGGAATATGGCATGGCGCCAATTGGACGTTTTTTATTTGGGGCGCATTGAATGGAGCCTATTTAGTCATTGCCATAGTCACTCAAAGGTATCGCAACAAATTTAATGATGCTACCGGATTATCAAGGAACAGAACTTTTTTTACCGCAATACAAATCATTACAACATTTATTCTGAGTTCATTTGCTTGGATATTTTTTAGAGCTAATAATGTTCAGGAAGCTTTCACGATTGTAGAAAAAATAGGAACCGATTTGTCCACCGATTTATTTGTAAAATGGGATGTGTTTTTTGGGGTGTTTATTGGGTTGTCTGTTTTGATTTTAAAGGAGTTCAGGGATGAGTTTTTGCTGAACAAACTTTCGTTTTTAAAGAAACCAAATGTGAGTATACTATTTTATGCCTTTATCGTGGCACTGATATTATTAATGGGCGTTTTTGATGAAGGGCAATTTATTTATTTCCAATTTTAA
- a CDS encoding glycosyltransferase, translated as MKEVILVSPKLGIGGIQRAMTNLANWFVNNGYQVTLVSCKKEPLFYPLDPKVTLITPQKEHPGNQGNIIFHYIRIIFYLRKAFKANSSQHIISFGDVFNPLTLIASIGLKKKVHISDRTSPDFKFKWYVSFLKKITYPYSTTFVAQTTKAAQWNEKKFANKLNIKVIPNPIREVIVDTTIAKEKTLLYVGRFAWEKNPEALIRAFSMIENREGWQLVMLGDGPLLPAMKSLASGLKLGDNIQFVGQVKDVDSYFSKASLYVLPSVLEGFPNALCEAMAAGLPCVCVEGIPYEDLGTKGVDFLVAKRDDVVDLSSNINHLLQSESLRMTMGKNAQSIRERLALPIIFTKFEEILN; from the coding sequence TTGAAAGAAGTAATTTTAGTTTCTCCAAAATTAGGAATAGGCGGTATTCAAAGAGCAATGACCAATTTGGCCAATTGGTTTGTAAATAATGGATACCAGGTTACTTTAGTTTCTTGTAAAAAAGAACCTCTTTTTTATCCTCTAGACCCAAAAGTAACTCTAATTACACCTCAAAAAGAACATCCCGGAAATCAGGGCAATATTATTTTTCACTACATCAGGATTATTTTTTATTTAAGAAAAGCCTTTAAAGCCAATTCCTCACAACATATTATTTCATTTGGAGATGTTTTTAACCCATTGACTTTGATAGCGAGTATTGGCTTAAAAAAGAAGGTGCATATTTCAGACCGAACGAGTCCTGATTTTAAGTTCAAATGGTATGTCTCTTTCTTAAAAAAAATTACTTATCCTTATTCCACTACTTTTGTAGCACAAACTACGAAAGCTGCCCAATGGAATGAAAAGAAATTTGCAAACAAACTCAATATTAAAGTAATTCCCAATCCGATAAGAGAAGTTATTGTCGATACTACTATAGCTAAGGAAAAGACATTGCTTTATGTCGGCCGATTTGCTTGGGAAAAAAACCCTGAGGCCTTAATTAGAGCATTTTCTATGATTGAAAATAGGGAAGGATGGCAATTAGTAATGTTGGGAGACGGACCGTTACTTCCTGCCATGAAATCATTAGCCTCGGGATTAAAATTAGGAGACAATATTCAATTTGTCGGACAGGTAAAAGATGTTGATTCCTATTTTTCCAAAGCATCTTTGTATGTTTTGCCTTCTGTATTGGAAGGATTTCCCAATGCTTTGTGTGAGGCAATGGCAGCCGGATTACCATGCGTTTGTGTGGAAGGAATTCCTTATGAAGATTTAGGGACGAAAGGGGTAGATTTTTTAGTGGCAAAACGAGATGATGTTGTCGATTTATCATCGAATATCAACCACTTATTGCAGTCAGAATCACTAAGAATGACTATGGGTAAAAATGCTCAATCTATTAGAGAACGACTGGCATTGCCGATAATTTTTACTAAGTTTGAAGAAATCCTGAATTAA